The genomic interval AGCATCAATTGCCGCCCGGGTCTCTTCGTCAACCGCTACAACTTTATGTGTGACCTGGAACGCTGTCAATGATTCCTGAGCCGCTGCGAGTGTCTTCTGAACATCCTGCAGCCTTTTTTCGAGAAACAGGCGCATGTTTCGACCTCTGCTAATATTGGAAGTTCTAAGAAATTGATCCAGTTCACTGATATAGCAATTCGCTACTTTGGCTGCCAGCTGCGGGTTTTTCGCCTCAACCGCAATCCGCACAATACCCTCATCAGTCACACTCACTCTGGTCATTCGCGCCAACTGCTTGCGGGTCTTCTCGGTATTCACGGGGTTAATCCTGTAGTAATAAGCAACACTGCAAATTTCTGCAACCCGGTCCATCACCGTGCGACTGGTCAGTATTCCGGCCATGATTTCTGAGGCACCGGTAGCGCTTCCGAACGCCCCGAGTCGCAGTCTGGAAAGTCCTCCTCCTACTCCTCCACCCAATATACTGGTCAGCCCGAACAGATCTCCCTCCTCATTCGGGGGCAAAAGTTGTGCTACCGCCGTATAGCGTCGCGGTAGAATGTAACTGACTGCGAGTACGAGAAGGGTTACTACTAACGTATTTATTATAATTAAACGCCGCCACTGCAGGATGACACTGAGATAAGTTGCTATTCTGCTCACTTCCAGAGTTTAGAAGAATTGTACCCAGTGTCAATCGATGCCAACCATTTGAGGAGGATCTTCCTTATCCGTATTGCTGCCTTGCCGTCCCCAAATACCGCACAGCGTCGAACCATTTGACGGTAGGTGTTAATATTGTTTAGCAGACATTCGGTTACCTTCACAATCTGCTCGGGTTCTACGCCTGCCAATACCGCTGTACCGTATTCAAGTGCTTCAACACGTTCGGTCTTTTCTCTTAGAATTACTACCGGTTTTCCAAGCATCGGTGCCTCTTCCTGAATGCCGCCCGAATCAGTTAGGATTAAATATGCCTGCTTCATCAAGGCAAGAAAATCCGGATATTCAACGGGCTCAATCAGCCGGATCTGCTTTTCTTTGCCTAACATATCGTTGATTGTCTTACTGACTTGGGGATTGGGATGAACTGGGATGACCATTCGGACGTCCGGGTATCTGCGGACTATTGTCGCCATTGCTTGGCAA from candidate division WOR-3 bacterium carries:
- a CDS encoding Wzz/FepE/Etk N-terminal domain-containing protein: MSRIATYLSVILQWRRLIIINTLVVTLLVLAVSYILPRRYTAVAQLLPPNEEGDLFGLTSILGGGVGGGLSRLRLGAFGSATGASEIMAGILTSRTVMDRVAEICSVAYYYRINPVNTEKTRKQLARMTRVSVTDEGIVRIAVEAKNPQLAAKVANCYISELDQFLRTSNISRGRNMRLFLEKRLQDVQKTLAAAQESLTAFQVTHKVVAVDEETRAAIDAYARLKSQAYLKQAELDAVRDIASPDNPYFLNLQREVNAFLDQLRRLEQGGGRQGFGVGFAVDFSHLPSIGAEFARRYRDYRIQEETYAMLYQQYEYAKVLEARDAPTLTVLDYAVPPQRHSFPRRGGLVIAAFLFSFGLSVLYAFANEYFQFLQNAKPAEYEKWYNLRQEFKSALAGFLRIKSLRRHS